The Cellulophaga sp. L1A9 genome window below encodes:
- a CDS encoding transposase, with amino-acid sequence MDVSKLNLSLSLGVLNEKLVKEFDSHPDVSNDLKGYKVLLKWLKASVDSEVLLLVVMEATGVYHQGIAHYLYEQGYSVCIMQSGRVKRYAQSLDQRSKTDALDSRMLSMLGLERNIRLWHPPSEELQELKGLSRERSSLLNVRTMETNRQVTIASSVHSNARALKRHKIRLKLLNTQIAAVEEEMRMLISKNEVLKRKY; translated from the coding sequence ATCGATGTTTCTAAATTGAACTTGTCATTATCACTAGGTGTTCTAAATGAAAAGCTGGTGAAGGAGTTCGACTCCCATCCCGATGTTTCAAATGATCTAAAGGGTTATAAGGTACTCTTAAAATGGTTGAAAGCATCAGTTGATAGTGAGGTGTTGCTATTGGTGGTGATGGAAGCTACCGGAGTATATCATCAAGGTATTGCGCATTATCTATACGAACAGGGATATAGCGTTTGTATAATGCAATCGGGTCGTGTAAAGCGGTACGCACAGAGTTTGGACCAACGTTCAAAAACGGATGCACTTGACAGTAGAATGCTCAGTATGCTTGGTCTAGAAAGAAACATCCGTCTTTGGCACCCGCCCAGTGAGGAGTTGCAGGAGCTAAAAGGGCTGAGCAGGGAACGCAGTTCATTGCTGAACGTTAGAACGATGGAGACCAATCGACAAGTCACTATCGCATCGAGCGTTCATAGCAATGCAAGGGCATTAAAAAGGCATAAGATCAGGTTAAAGCTTCTCAATACCCAGATAGCGGCAGTCGAAGAAGAGATGCGAATGCTGATCTCTAAAAATGAAGTATTGAAAAGGAAGTATTGA
- a CDS encoding transposase → MKRKLDYLISIPGVSFISAATIIGETLGFESIVNAKQLANYAGYDVVLRESGNFKGKTRISKKGNSHIRAVLHMPSMTCVRCNPTLKQFYNRLKPNKAKPLVALVVEQRKLLILMYTLWKNEEVYDAKFEIKKQQKHEALVARDNSLINQPVS, encoded by the coding sequence TTGAAAAGGAAGCTTGATTATTTGATAAGCATCCCTGGTGTATCGTTTATATCGGCAGCTACGATTATTGGAGAAACTTTAGGCTTCGAATCGATAGTCAATGCCAAGCAGTTGGCGAACTACGCCGGTTATGATGTGGTATTGAGGGAATCGGGGAACTTCAAGGGAAAGACCAGAATTAGTAAAAAAGGGAACAGCCATATAAGGGCGGTATTGCACATGCCTTCGATGACCTGTGTACGCTGTAACCCAACTTTGAAACAGTTCTACAATAGACTGAAGCCGAACAAGGCAAAGCCCTTAGTAGCACTTGTAGTGGAGCAGAGAAAACTATTGATTTTAATGTACACCTTATGGAAGAATGAAGAAGTCTATGATGCTAAATTTGAAATAAAAAAGCAGCAAAAGCATGAAGCTCTTGTTGCGCGGGATAACAGTTTGATAAATCAACCTGTTTCCTAA
- a CDS encoding carboxypeptidase-like regulatory domain-containing protein: MRNILRTHFFFLLLFLVSNTILSQQGEYIVGKLMDSETQESIAFASIRIKDRALGIISNIDGSFKIPLKYKEYGDIIEISSMEYQTKEIIIHDFSIYELNDVILQASTLELEEAVVIAEKKNKLTARKIVRRALRLIPENYPVESFSTVGYYRDYQLDNLRYINLNEAILEVFDEGFDAIDSATTKVKIFDYLENNDFKRDTLTSRSYDYQFKEGRKVIDKAFLASYGGNEFTILKVHDAIRNYKIDSYSFVHRLKSDLLSEHKFKKESDTYLDDEPLYTIKFNKLLSGYSAYGTMYISKRNFEIYKMEYAVYDRKKTLPNGISNRHKTNNQQVFEIITEYRPKNDRMYLNYISFHNTFKIWEPPKFVLDSTDVDIVQRCFAMSFNRPPDLQGAINGDNYILKYKGEKIGFKEIVYDDTDKSRKTILLYPKMKSNKAKEMFRSIAIAASKGTIDSLFFSSKVYNMYDVDGNLINEWTSKDYDQFREFFVQEVKPNVNSRMDSLFMDKQRPIFKDQPIIKPNNFDDYWMNTPLKNIIK, translated from the coding sequence ATGCGAAATATATTGCGAACTCATTTCTTTTTTCTTTTGCTATTTCTAGTGTCAAATACAATTTTATCTCAACAAGGTGAATATATTGTTGGTAAGCTAATGGATTCCGAAACACAGGAATCTATCGCCTTTGCTAGCATTCGAATAAAGGATCGAGCATTAGGAATTATTTCAAATATCGATGGAAGTTTTAAAATTCCTTTAAAGTATAAAGAGTACGGTGATATTATTGAAATATCATCTATGGAATATCAGACAAAAGAAATAATTATTCATGATTTTTCAATCTACGAGTTGAACGATGTGATACTGCAAGCATCGACATTGGAACTAGAAGAAGCCGTAGTAATCGCAGAAAAGAAAAATAAACTTACGGCAAGAAAAATAGTGCGCAGAGCCCTTAGGTTGATACCTGAAAATTACCCAGTCGAATCTTTTTCTACAGTAGGTTATTATCGTGATTACCAATTAGACAATTTGCGATATATAAATCTAAATGAAGCTATATTGGAAGTATTTGATGAAGGCTTTGATGCCATTGATTCCGCTACGACTAAAGTTAAGATTTTCGACTATCTAGAGAATAATGATTTTAAACGGGATACTCTGACATCGCGGTCGTACGACTATCAATTCAAAGAGGGTCGCAAGGTTATCGACAAGGCTTTTTTGGCGTCCTATGGCGGTAATGAATTTACCATTTTAAAGGTTCATGATGCTATACGCAATTATAAAATCGATTCTTACTCTTTCGTACATCGCCTTAAATCTGACTTACTCTCTGAACACAAGTTCAAAAAAGAGTCTGACACCTATCTTGATGACGAACCTCTCTATACCATTAAGTTCAACAAACTACTTTCGGGCTACAGTGCGTATGGCACCATGTACATATCAAAAAGAAATTTTGAAATCTATAAGATGGAGTACGCAGTATACGACCGTAAAAAAACTTTGCCGAACGGTATTTCCAACAGGCATAAAACAAATAACCAACAGGTTTTTGAGATTATCACGGAATACCGCCCTAAAAATGACAGAATGTACCTCAATTATATTTCTTTTCATAACACATTTAAAATCTGGGAGCCCCCTAAGTTTGTACTGGACTCAACAGATGTAGATATCGTTCAACGATGTTTTGCTATGTCCTTTAATCGACCTCCTGACTTACAGGGTGCTATAAACGGGGATAACTATATTCTGAAATACAAGGGGGAAAAAATAGGATTTAAGGAGATTGTGTATGATGATACTGACAAAAGCAGAAAAACTATACTCTTATACCCCAAGATGAAGTCTAACAAGGCGAAAGAAATGTTCAGGTCAATAGCTATTGCTGCCAGTAAAGGGACCATCGACTCATTGTTTTTTAGCTCGAAAGTGTACAATATGTATGATGTGGACGGTAATTTGATTAACGAGTGGACTTCTAAGGACTACGATCAATTTCGGGAATTTTTTGTACAAGAAGTAAAACCGAACGTAAATAGTCGAATGGATAGTCTATTTATGGACAAGCAAAGGCCTATTTTCAAAGACCAACCCATCATTAAACCTAATAATTTCGATGATTACTGGATGAATACACCACTTAAGAATATTATTAAATAA
- a CDS encoding IS3 family transposase, which translates to MKVAPINRNERLYSIGTICNAFDMKRDAYYKFQKRFVIKKQIEQDVLELVRKSRRTLPREGTRKLMRSLKDEFHKYHLKVGRDQLFRILRENRLLIRRKKYSSRTTNSYHRFYKYGNIIKDLKINRPNQVWASDITYIRTIKGFCYLALITDMYSRKIVGYDLSDSLELKGCVRALNKAIYNAKNIDHLIHHSDRGIQYCSNVYTQILKRKKIKISMTEENHCYENALAERVNGILKDEFYLDQTFTSVVHAKKAAKNAIKLYNSKRLHLSLDYKTPNYVHQYAA; encoded by the coding sequence ATGAAAGTAGCACCGATAAACCGTAATGAAAGGCTGTATTCGATTGGTACTATCTGTAATGCCTTTGATATGAAAAGAGATGCCTATTACAAATTCCAAAAACGTTTTGTTATCAAAAAACAGATAGAACAAGATGTACTCGAACTTGTTCGAAAAAGCAGAAGAACACTACCTCGAGAAGGTACCAGAAAACTCATGAGATCATTAAAAGATGAGTTTCATAAGTACCACCTTAAAGTAGGTAGAGACCAGCTGTTCCGTATCTTAAGAGAAAATCGATTGCTCATTAGAAGAAAGAAGTACTCCTCTAGAACCACCAATTCATATCACCGGTTTTACAAGTATGGTAATATTATAAAAGACTTGAAAATCAATAGACCTAATCAGGTTTGGGCATCCGATATTACCTATATCAGAACCATAAAAGGATTCTGTTACCTAGCATTGATTACAGACATGTATTCCCGTAAAATCGTTGGATACGACCTAAGTGATAGCCTAGAGCTAAAAGGGTGTGTCAGAGCTTTAAATAAGGCTATTTACAATGCTAAGAACATTGATCACCTTATTCATCACTCGGACAGAGGTATTCAATATTGCAGTAACGTCTATACCCAAATACTAAAAAGAAAGAAAATTAAAATCAGTATGACAGAAGAAAATCACTGCTATGAAAACGCCCTAGCCGAAAGGGTCAATGGTATTCTAAAAGATGAATTCTATCTTGATCAAACATTTACCAGTGTGGTCCATGCTAAAAAAGCAGCCAAAAATGCAATCAAATTATACAACTCAAAAAGATTACATTTATCTTTAGATTATAAAACACCTAATTACGTGCATCAATATGCCGCTTAA
- a CDS encoding transposase, protein MYKNDGYVKRYSESFKLKVLAELTKGNHSKRQIALTYGIQSSTINVWIKKYDRKDLMNTRVTVQTDDELSRIKALQKELKQLKDLLIKKDLDKLVTDSYLEVAAENLGYRDVEELKKNLNIKP, encoded by the coding sequence ATGTATAAAAATGATGGATATGTAAAACGCTATAGTGAGAGCTTTAAGCTCAAAGTCTTGGCAGAACTTACCAAAGGAAACCATTCCAAAAGACAAATTGCATTAACTTACGGTATACAATCCAGTACTATAAATGTATGGATCAAAAAGTATGATCGTAAAGATTTAATGAACACCCGTGTAACCGTGCAAACAGACGATGAACTTTCCCGTATCAAAGCCCTTCAAAAAGAGCTGAAACAACTTAAGGACCTTCTTATTAAAAAGGACCTAGACAAACTGGTGACCGACAGCTATCTTGAGGTAGCCGCCGAAAACCTGGGCTATAGAGATGTTGAAGAATTAAAAAAAAACTTAAACATAAAGCCTTGA
- a CDS encoding transposase produces MQGKKTYQEKLFNSFRLSERVPQDNFYRLLKGVLDLNFLYVQTKSYYGDSGQKSIDPVVFFKLCLVGYLENIISDRKLIQHCSMRLDILYFIDYDLDEELPWHSTISRTRQLFPESVFEEVFTKVLSMCIEKGMVSGHTQAIDSAPIKANASMDTLELKVPEEDLQAHLRKVRVFSSMDKETPHRKSKGDKSDRGQRIVTASKKELGAIQSRNKKWSTDQDQRPGSGNKGSKYTSNKTHYSPTDPDARISVKPGKARKLNYLSQLSVDTASHVITDIRAYHADGKDNQQLPDIVERLHKRLWQQGLFWENCVADTGYSSGENYAYLEQKRT; encoded by the coding sequence ATGCAAGGCAAAAAAACATATCAAGAAAAGCTTTTTAATAGTTTTCGCTTAAGCGAACGAGTTCCTCAAGACAATTTTTATCGTTTATTAAAAGGTGTATTAGATTTAAATTTTCTCTATGTTCAAACCAAGAGTTACTATGGCGATAGCGGCCAGAAGAGTATAGATCCGGTAGTGTTTTTCAAGTTGTGTTTAGTTGGTTATTTAGAGAATATTATCAGTGACCGTAAATTAATACAGCATTGTTCTATGCGATTAGATATTCTCTATTTCATTGATTACGATTTAGACGAGGAGCTTCCTTGGCACAGTACGATAAGTAGGACTCGTCAGTTGTTTCCTGAGTCAGTATTTGAAGAAGTTTTCACTAAAGTACTTAGTATGTGTATAGAAAAGGGCATGGTGAGTGGTCATACCCAAGCTATTGATTCTGCCCCTATAAAAGCGAATGCAAGTATGGATACTTTGGAGCTTAAAGTACCTGAAGAAGATTTGCAAGCACATTTGCGAAAGGTTCGTGTGTTTAGTTCTATGGACAAAGAAACACCGCATCGTAAAAGCAAAGGCGATAAGTCAGATAGAGGTCAGCGTATCGTTACAGCGAGCAAGAAAGAACTAGGTGCTATCCAAAGCAGAAATAAGAAATGGAGTACAGATCAAGACCAACGACCAGGGTCAGGAAACAAAGGCTCGAAGTATACCAGTAATAAAACCCATTATAGTCCTACTGATCCAGATGCTCGGATTAGTGTAAAGCCTGGCAAGGCTCGGAAGCTAAATTACTTGAGTCAGTTAAGTGTGGATACGGCTAGTCATGTCATCACCGACATTCGGGCGTATCATGCTGATGGTAAGGACAATCAACAATTGCCAGATATAGTAGAACGTTTACATAAGCGTTTGTGGCAACAGGGTCTGTTTTGGGAAAATTGTGTTGCGGACACTGGCTACAGTAGTGGCGAGAACTATGCTTATTTAGAGCAAAAAAGGACTTAA
- a CDS encoding transposase: MVLFIIGKKIIISAHKERLFPLPKRLMIIERGTKKKEYRARKHVCVACPMRSSCLGKSAQEKKFSVTYYREEYERNNARVHSPQGRYMKGKRQSTVEPVFGTLTQFMGLRKINTLGLKQANKVMHLSAIAYNLKTCLPAGRST; encoded by the coding sequence ATGGTTTTATTTATAATAGGGAAGAAGATTATTATCAGTGCCCACAAGGAAAGATTATTCCCTTTACCAAAGCGTTTAATGATTATAGAACGGGGAACAAAGAAGAAAGAATATAGGGCACGAAAACATGTTTGTGTTGCTTGCCCAATGCGCAGTAGTTGTCTAGGGAAAAGTGCCCAAGAAAAGAAGTTTAGTGTAACGTATTACCGAGAAGAATATGAACGTAATAATGCTAGGGTACACAGTCCACAGGGCAGATACATGAAAGGCAAACGCCAAAGTACAGTTGAACCCGTATTTGGTACTTTAACGCAGTTTATGGGCTTACGGAAAATAAATACGCTAGGCTTAAAACAAGCCAATAAGGTGATGCACCTATCAGCAATAGCCTATAATCTGAAGACCTGCCTGCCGGCAGGCAGGAGTACCTGA
- a CDS encoding transposase, translating into MQGKKTYQEKLFNSFRLSERVPQDNFYRLLKGVLDLNFLYVQTKSYYGDSGQKSIDPVVFFKLCLVGYLENIISDRKLIQHCSMRLDILYFIDYDLDEELPWHSTISRTRQLFPESVFEEVFTKVLSMCIEKGMVSGHTQAIDSAPIKANASMDTLELKVPEEDLQAHLRKVRVFSSMDKETPHRKSKGDKSDRGQRIVTASKKELGAIQSRNKKWSTDQDNDQGQETKARSIPVIKPIIVLLIQMLGLV; encoded by the coding sequence ATGCAAGGCAAAAAAACATATCAAGAAAAGCTTTTTAATAGTTTTCGCTTAAGCGAACGAGTTCCTCAAGACAATTTTTATCGTTTATTAAAAGGTGTATTAGATTTAAATTTTCTCTATGTTCAAACCAAGAGTTACTATGGCGACAGTGGCCAGAAGAGTATAGATCCGGTAGTGTTTTTCAAGTTGTGTTTAGTTGGTTATTTAGAGAATATTATCAGTGACCGTAAATTAATACAGCATTGTTCTATGCGATTAGATATTCTCTATTTCATTGATTACGATTTAGACGAGGAGCTTCCTTGGCACAGTACGATAAGTAGGACTCGTCAGTTGTTTCCTGAGTCAGTATTTGAAGAAGTTTTCACTAAAGTACTTAGTATGTGTATAGAAAAGGGCATGGTGAGTGGCCATACACAAGCTATTGATTCTGCCCCTATAAAAGCGAATGCAAGTATGGATACTTTGGAGCTTAAAGTACCTGAAGAAGATTTGCAAGCACATTTGCGAAAGGTTCGTGTGTTTAGTTCTATGGACAAAGAAACACCGCATCGTAAAAGCAAAGGCGATAAGTCAGATAGAGGTCAGCGTATCGTTACAGCGAGCAAGAAAGAACTAGGTGCTATCCAAAGCAGAAATAAGAAATGGAGTACAGATCAAGACAACGACCAGGGTCAGGAAACAAAGGCTCGAAGTATACCAGTAATAAAACCCATTATAGTCCTACTGATCCAGATGCTCGGATTAGTGTAA
- a CDS encoding transposase: MEYRSRQRPGSGNKGSKYTSNKTHYSPTDPDARISVKPGKARKLNYLSQLSVDTASHVITDIRAYHADGKDNQQLPDIVERLHKRLWQQGLFWENCVADTGYSSGENYAYLEQKGLRSFIPPHGTYKGGPDGFIYNREEDYYQCPQGKIIPFTKAFNDYRTGTKKKEYRARKHVCVACPMRSSCLGKSAQEKKFSVTYYREEYERNNARVHSPQGRYMKGKRQSTVEPVFGTLTQFMGLRKINTLGLKQANKVMHLSAIAYNLKTCLPAGRST; encoded by the coding sequence ATGGAGTACAGATCAAGACAACGACCAGGGTCAGGAAACAAAGGCTCGAAGTATACCAGTAATAAAACCCATTATAGTCCTACTGATCCAGATGCTCGGATTAGTGTAAAGCCTGGCAAGGCTCGGAAGCTAAATTACTTGAGTCAGTTAAGTGTGGATACGGCTAGTCATGTCATCACCGACATTCGGGCGTATCATGCTGATGGAAAAGACAATCAACAATTACCAGATATAGTAGAACGTTTACATAAGCGTTTGTGGCAACAGGGTCTGTTTTGGGAAAATTGTGTTGCGGACACTGGCTACAGTAGTGGCGAGAACTATGCTTATTTAGAGCAGAAAGGACTTAGAAGTTTTATTCCTCCACATGGGACCTATAAAGGTGGTCCGGATGGTTTTATTTATAATAGAGAAGAAGATTATTATCAGTGTCCACAAGGAAAGATTATCCCCTTTACTAAAGCGTTTAATGATTATAGAACAGGAACAAAAAAGAAAGAATATAGGGCACGAAAACATGTTTGTGTTGCTTGCCCAATGCGCAGTAGTTGTCTAGGGAAAAGTGCCCAAGAAAAGAAGTTTAGTGTAACGTATTACCGAGAAGAATATGAACGTAATAATGCTAGGGTACACAGTCCACAGGGCAGATACATGAAAGGCAAACGGCAAAGTACAGTTGAACCCGTATTTGGTACTTTAACGCAGTTTATGGGCTTACGGAAAATAAATACGCTAGGCTTAAAACAAGCCAATAAGGTGATGCACCTATCAGCAATAGCCTATAATCTGAAGACCTGCCTGCCGGCAGGCAGGAGTACCTGA
- a CDS encoding lipocalin-like domain-containing protein — MIFQVGISQNLTESDLIGEWEFIELQDENGEKQTKIPLIRFGRDMGIENVNRDSYIFNEDGTYKSFNPLNVSFGTWYFDKKTQEINLELQIAPDSPYLPSLKKAKIVKKRKDGFYYQKPVKEKILIYSKDGMTIADREKYVLIYKRK; from the coding sequence TTGATTTTCCAAGTCGGAATTTCTCAAAACTTAACTGAATCTGATTTAATTGGAGAATGGGAGTTTATAGAATTGCAAGATGAGAATGGAGAAAAGCAAACTAAAATTCCTTTGATAAGATTCGGAAGAGATATGGGAATTGAAAATGTGAATAGAGATAGTTATATTTTCAATGAAGATGGAACATATAAAAGTTTTAATCCGTTGAATGTGTCATTTGGAACTTGGTATTTTGACAAAAAGACTCAAGAGATAAATTTAGAATTACAAATTGCACCTGACAGTCCATATTTGCCATCTCTGAAAAAAGCAAAAATTGTAAAGAAAAGAAAAGACGGATTTTATTATCAGAAACCTGTAAAGGAAAAAATATTGATTTATTCAAAAGATGGAATGACAATAGCAGATAGAGAAAAATACGTTTTAATTTACAAACGGAAATAA
- a CDS encoding carboxypeptidase-like regulatory domain-containing protein, with amino-acid sequence MKLISTLIIFLFHLSLFSQNIAEGTIKDLETKNPIPYVNVGIIKKNIGTVSDSNGKFDFEIPKAFQNDSIKISSIGYRPKSMLVKDFLSNLKTNPVVELVPEITELNEVVVTSKKMKEKIVGNKTKSGKFRGGFRNATLGHEVGIKIKIKDSPTYIKKFHANVTSNTSETMKFRMNFYNVKNGLPNEKIVKENIIFPINVKEGEFTLNLEKYNIVVEEDFYCTIELVENQKSEDEIFFSAGFLGNTMAFRLTSQGEWDKSGTVGVGFNYTVKY; translated from the coding sequence ATGAAACTAATTTCAACTTTAATCATTTTCCTTTTCCATTTGTCATTATTCTCACAAAATATTGCGGAAGGCACAATCAAAGATTTAGAAACAAAAAATCCGATTCCATACGTGAATGTTGGAATTATTAAAAAGAACATAGGAACGGTGTCGGACTCGAACGGAAAGTTTGACTTTGAAATTCCGAAAGCATTTCAAAACGACTCAATTAAAATATCTTCAATCGGCTATAGACCAAAATCAATGCTTGTAAAGGACTTTTTATCAAACTTAAAAACTAATCCTGTGGTTGAACTTGTACCAGAGATTACGGAATTGAATGAAGTTGTAGTTACAAGTAAAAAAATGAAAGAAAAAATAGTCGGGAATAAAACTAAATCAGGAAAATTCAGAGGTGGATTTAGGAACGCAACGCTAGGTCACGAAGTCGGAATAAAAATAAAAATAAAGGATAGCCCAACGTATATTAAAAAATTTCATGCAAATGTAACATCGAACACAAGTGAAACCATGAAATTCCGAATGAACTTCTACAATGTAAAAAACGGACTGCCCAACGAGAAAATAGTCAAGGAAAATATAATATTCCCGATTAACGTAAAGGAAGGAGAATTTACCTTGAACCTTGAAAAATACAATATCGTGGTAGAAGAGGATTTCTACTGTACAATCGAATTGGTAGAAAATCAAAAATCCGAAGACGAAATATTCTTTTCAGCCGGATTTTTGGGTAACACCATGGCATTCAGATTAACTAGCCAAGGCGAATGGGATAAATCAGGTACGGTAGGAGTTGGATTTAATTACACGGTAAAGTACTAA
- a CDS encoding transposase, translating to MKYKKWTLDQKLEILSISEEIGIIEACRKYGVSTGTFYSWKTKHESQGEAGLKVIYDTKSKEHKQAEEENRILRKLLSNKEIELEVQRELLKKKFGTSDPRKI from the coding sequence ATGAAATACAAGAAATGGACCTTAGATCAGAAGTTAGAAATTCTCTCTATTTCAGAAGAGATCGGCATCATAGAAGCCTGTCGTAAATACGGAGTTAGTACAGGTACTTTTTATAGTTGGAAGACGAAACATGAGAGTCAAGGAGAAGCAGGCTTAAAAGTCATCTATGATACTAAAAGTAAAGAACACAAGCAGGCAGAAGAAGAAAACCGAATACTACGTAAGCTTCTAAGCAATAAGGAAATTGAATTAGAAGTACAACGAGAACTTTTAAAAAAAAAGTTTGGAACGTCCGATCCAAGAAAGATTTAG
- a CDS encoding IS3 family transposase — protein sequence MNAVYSKHKISKTNIINMVGMVHSSYYRTPSFGKKGNTPSKLTYHKSRGWVNQDAVIASIKEILSHEFIDCGYRLMTSYLKKEAYLINHKKLYRIMKEQGMLKLENRINRSGSGRKFVKFRKVNTSRPMECLEMDIKMVWIPNVGKNAYLLSIIDVHTRRILKDYFSFSIKQDKVIAFLSELFAEYQYPDNVVIRSDNGSQFIANNVREYLGLIGVQQEFTHIATPEENAHIEAYHGILKKEIFKRVDYTCFGQIEQILKRYVTFYNNTRLHGLLGRITPMEKWNADKHLILMKKITA from the coding sequence GTGAATGCTGTTTATAGCAAGCATAAAATTAGTAAAACCAACATAATTAATATGGTAGGGATGGTTCATAGTAGCTATTACCGTACTCCCAGTTTTGGTAAAAAGGGTAATACTCCTAGTAAACTCACCTATCATAAATCTAGAGGTTGGGTTAATCAAGACGCTGTTATTGCTTCTATAAAAGAGATTTTAAGTCATGAATTTATAGATTGTGGTTACCGATTAATGACTTCTTACTTAAAAAAAGAAGCATACCTGATTAATCATAAAAAGCTCTACAGAATTATGAAAGAACAGGGAATGCTAAAACTAGAGAATCGGATAAACAGGAGTGGTTCTGGGCGTAAATTTGTAAAATTCAGAAAAGTAAATACCTCAAGACCAATGGAATGTTTAGAGATGGATATAAAGATGGTATGGATTCCTAATGTGGGTAAAAACGCTTATTTATTATCCATCATAGACGTACATACTCGTAGAATATTAAAAGACTATTTTTCTTTTTCTATTAAACAGGATAAGGTGATAGCGTTTTTATCAGAGTTGTTTGCAGAATACCAATACCCTGATAACGTTGTTATTAGAAGTGACAACGGTAGTCAGTTTATTGCAAATAATGTACGTGAATACCTTGGACTAATTGGGGTTCAGCAAGAATTTACACATATAGCCACACCAGAAGAAAATGCGCATATAGAAGCCTATCATGGAATACTAAAAAAAGAAATTTTTAAAAGAGTGGATTACACATGTTTTGGGCAAATTGAACAAATCTTAAAAAGGTATGTGACTTTTTACAACAATACTAGGTTACATGGGCTCTTAGGGCGTATTACACCAATGGAAAAATGGAACGCTGATAAACACCTAATTCTAATGAAAAAAATAACAGCTTAA